Proteins encoded by one window of Actinocorallia herbida:
- a CDS encoding MlaD family protein: MALKSFRDRDQAVVGVASLLVIVVGLVAVFLAGSTGLLHDRYTVTGVFAGTGGLHEGNEVRVAGIKVGEVTAVEPDFAQGLVRIAWKVDSKVNLGPQTRAEISTSNILGGRYLRLSGPVSEPYLADLPEGERAIPQDRTRLPVTAGDVISTGTKTLGQLDAKLIGDVIDKLGGISPRTRERLADALHGLTQLADALENSGPELRELVNSADRLLTVVTAKDAQLSRLAKGIQALLDQLRDREAELAVLFGSGSSAVTRLSKLIDTQQQALIDLIDDLGGTVETLRPGLDDMNTTLAWLGPAMGAFSTIGSYGPWLDAVGTQIGPVAPEDLAELLGGKK; the protein is encoded by the coding sequence ATGGCGCTCAAGTCGTTCCGTGACCGCGACCAGGCGGTCGTGGGCGTCGCCTCGCTCCTGGTCATCGTGGTCGGGCTCGTCGCGGTCTTCCTCGCCGGGTCCACCGGGCTGCTCCACGACCGCTACACCGTCACCGGCGTGTTCGCCGGGACCGGCGGGCTGCACGAGGGCAACGAGGTGCGGGTCGCCGGGATCAAGGTCGGCGAGGTCACCGCGGTCGAGCCCGACTTCGCCCAGGGGCTCGTGCGGATCGCCTGGAAGGTGGACAGCAAGGTGAACCTCGGGCCGCAGACGCGCGCGGAGATCAGCACGTCCAACATCCTCGGGGGCAGGTACCTGCGGCTCAGCGGGCCCGTCTCCGAGCCGTACCTGGCCGACCTGCCGGAGGGCGAGCGGGCCATCCCGCAGGACCGCACCCGGCTGCCGGTCACCGCAGGCGACGTGATCTCCACCGGCACCAAGACCCTCGGCCAGCTCGACGCGAAGCTCATCGGCGACGTCATCGACAAGCTCGGCGGGATCTCTCCGCGCACCCGCGAACGCCTCGCCGACGCGCTGCACGGCCTCACCCAGCTCGCCGACGCGCTGGAGAACTCCGGCCCGGAGCTGCGCGAACTCGTCAACAGCGCGGACCGGCTGCTCACCGTCGTCACCGCCAAGGACGCCCAGCTGTCGCGGCTCGCCAAGGGCATCCAGGCGCTGCTGGACCAGCTGCGCGACCGGGAGGCCGAACTCGCCGTGCTGTTCGGCAGCGGCAGCAGCGCGGTCACCCGGCTGTCGAAGCTGATCGACACCCAGCAGCAGGCGCTCATCGACCTGATCGACGACCTCGGGGGAACCGTCGAGACGCTGCGGCCCGGCCTCGACGACATGAACACCACCCTGGCCTGGCTCGGCCCGGCCATGGGCGCGTTCTCCACCATCGGCTCCTACGGCCCCTGGCTCGACGCGGTCGGCACCCAGATCGGCCCTGTCGCGCCCGAGGACCTCGCCGAACTGCTCGGGGGGAAGAAGTGA
- a CDS encoding MlaE family ABC transporter permease, translating into MASPPSSLPRLLGDRLSPRRAHRGLTSLGELFSIGLEGLRRTWDVRRWFWEFIEQFAFLARVTTLPVIMVALPLGATVALQVGDLAGQLGAQSATGGAVIVGLVREVAPIASALIIAGAGGSAMTSDMGARNIRDELAAMEVMGINPIHRLVTPRMWAASIVATMLASLVIMSGAVGGFVFNVLLQGVTPGAYFDGALGLLRVSDLFVTLFKAWMFGMIAALVACHKGMNCEKSPVGVGRAVNQATVVAFMLVFAFNYIISTIYFLAYPPEG; encoded by the coding sequence ATGGCCTCACCCCCGTCCTCGCTGCCTCGTCTCCTCGGCGACAGGCTCTCCCCCCGCCGCGCCCACCGCGGCCTCACCTCGCTCGGCGAGCTGTTCTCGATCGGGCTGGAAGGGCTCCGCCGCACGTGGGACGTGCGGCGCTGGTTCTGGGAGTTCATCGAGCAGTTCGCGTTCCTCGCCCGGGTCACCACCCTGCCCGTGATCATGGTCGCGCTGCCCCTCGGCGCGACGGTCGCCCTCCAGGTCGGAGACCTCGCCGGACAGCTCGGCGCCCAGTCCGCGACGGGAGGCGCCGTCATCGTCGGCCTGGTCCGCGAGGTCGCGCCGATCGCGTCGGCGCTCATCATCGCCGGGGCCGGCGGCTCGGCCATGACCTCCGACATGGGCGCCCGCAACATCCGCGACGAACTCGCCGCGATGGAGGTGATGGGCATCAATCCCATCCACCGCCTCGTCACGCCGCGCATGTGGGCGGCCAGCATCGTCGCGACGATGCTGGCCTCCCTGGTCATCATGTCCGGGGCCGTCGGCGGGTTCGTCTTCAACGTGCTGCTCCAGGGTGTGACGCCCGGGGCCTACTTCGACGGCGCCCTCGGCCTGCTCCGGGTGTCCGACCTGTTCGTCACCCTCTTCAAGGCCTGGATGTTCGGCATGATCGCCGCCCTGGTCGCCTGCCACAAGGGCATGAACTGCGAGAAGAGCCCCGTGGGGGTCGGCCGCGCGGTCAACCAGGCGACGGTCGTCGCGTTCATGCTCGTCTTCGCCTTCAACTACATCATCAGCACCATCTACTTCCTCGCATACCCGCCGGAGGGCTGA
- a CDS encoding MCE family protein, which translates to MRGRLPSNARTRLRIGSVTQVIVFLLLTGALTAFISVQIVRLGFGETYRLTAVFDDASGLRSGDKVKIAGTPVGQVGEIEVVDGKAEVELKVETAHRVPRDSEAAIRWRDAVGQRVVYLVPGADPEMLGDGDEIAKTRSVVDVGDLINRLEPLARGLDPDQVNAILAAIYTAMDGTEDDAVALLANVERLSDTLDGRKQTLENLIADFSTVSGVLGRRDDQIAQAVDDLATLTEAFADNRALVDDAIEELAKTLRTTDKVAGDNADDLADMLGRLSAVMDGTRRNLGPLQGLMRTTGPKLEDMFDMVNEGRFLIGAVPCLTLAPGPCPYDVKLSEVPERDTGEDVSPALPDLVVGGT; encoded by the coding sequence ATGCGCGGACGCCTCCCCTCCAACGCCAGGACCCGCCTGCGGATCGGCTCCGTCACCCAGGTCATCGTGTTCCTCCTCCTCACCGGGGCGCTCACCGCCTTCATCTCGGTGCAGATCGTGCGCCTCGGCTTCGGCGAGACCTACCGGCTCACCGCGGTCTTCGACGACGCCAGCGGCCTGCGATCCGGCGACAAGGTGAAGATCGCGGGCACCCCCGTCGGCCAGGTCGGCGAGATCGAGGTGGTGGACGGCAAGGCCGAGGTCGAACTGAAGGTCGAGACCGCCCACCGGGTGCCGCGCGACAGCGAGGCGGCGATCCGGTGGCGCGACGCGGTCGGCCAGCGGGTGGTCTACCTGGTGCCCGGCGCCGACCCCGAGATGCTCGGCGACGGCGACGAGATCGCCAAGACCCGCTCGGTCGTGGACGTCGGCGATCTCATCAACCGGCTCGAACCGCTCGCCCGGGGCCTCGACCCCGACCAGGTCAACGCGATCCTCGCCGCGATCTACACCGCGATGGACGGCACCGAGGACGACGCCGTCGCGCTGCTCGCCAACGTCGAGCGGCTGTCGGACACCCTCGACGGCCGCAAGCAGACCCTGGAGAACCTGATCGCCGACTTCTCCACGGTCAGCGGCGTGCTCGGCAGGCGCGACGACCAGATCGCCCAGGCCGTCGACGACCTGGCGACGCTCACCGAGGCGTTCGCCGACAACCGCGCGCTCGTGGACGACGCGATCGAAGAACTCGCCAAGACCCTGCGCACCACCGACAAGGTCGCCGGGGACAACGCCGACGACCTCGCGGACATGCTCGGCAGGCTCAGCGCCGTCATGGACGGCACCCGGCGCAACCTCGGTCCGCTCCAAGGCCTGATGAGAACGACCGGACCGAAGCTGGAGGACATGTTCGACATGGTCAACGAGGGCCGGTTCCTGATCGGCGCGGTCCCGTGCCTGACGCTCGCACCGGGCCCGTGCCCGTACGACGTCAAGCTCAGCGAGGTGCCCGAGCGGGACACGGGCGAAGACGTCTCGCCCGCGCTTCCCGACCTCGTCGTGGGAGGCACGTGA
- a CDS encoding ABC transporter permease, with protein MLIDAQRTAAVRVIKVSAAAAHRTASLAEWPVFVLKVVFYSLRDIVLRLRYGKTVLIQVSDIVIGVGATVVGGGMVFVIFIMSLFLGTEVGLQVYTGLQVIGAESFMGLVGAFVNVRETTPIIAAIALAAQCGSSFTAELGAMRISEEIDALEVMGINSFVYLICTRVVAALLALVPLYLIALFASIFATRTISTEFFGLAPGVFDYYFYLYLPPQDLFYSAAKVGIFAFAVVTIHCYYGYYASGGPVGVGRAAGRAIRLSIVAIVTLNLLLSYVFWGQGGTVRLAG; from the coding sequence ATGCTCATCGACGCACAGCGCACCGCGGCGGTACGCGTCATCAAGGTGTCGGCCGCCGCCGCGCACCGCACGGCCTCCCTCGCGGAGTGGCCGGTCTTCGTCCTCAAGGTCGTGTTCTACTCGCTGCGCGACATCGTCCTGCGGCTCAGGTACGGCAAGACCGTCCTGATCCAGGTGAGCGACATCGTCATCGGCGTCGGCGCGACCGTCGTCGGCGGCGGCATGGTCTTCGTCATCTTCATCATGTCGCTGTTCCTCGGCACCGAGGTCGGGCTCCAGGTCTACACCGGGCTGCAGGTCATCGGCGCCGAGTCGTTCATGGGCCTCGTCGGGGCCTTCGTGAACGTCCGCGAGACGACCCCGATCATCGCCGCGATCGCGCTGGCCGCCCAGTGCGGCTCGTCCTTCACCGCGGAGCTGGGCGCGATGCGCATCTCCGAGGAGATCGACGCGCTGGAGGTGATGGGCATCAACTCGTTCGTCTACCTCATCTGCACCCGGGTCGTCGCGGCGCTCCTCGCGCTGGTGCCGCTCTACCTGATCGCGCTGTTCGCGAGCATCTTCGCGACCCGGACGATCAGCACCGAGTTCTTCGGGCTCGCGCCAGGAGTCTTCGACTACTACTTCTACCTCTATTTGCCACCGCAGGACCTCTTCTACAGCGCCGCCAAAGTCGGCATCTTCGCCTTCGCCGTGGTCACCATCCACTGCTACTACGGCTACTACGCGAGTGGCGGCCCGGTGGGCGTCGGACGGGCGGCGGGCCGTGCCATCCGGTTGTCCATCGTGGCCATCGTGACCCTGAACCTCCTGCTCAGCTATGTGTTCTGGGGTCAGGGCGGCACAGTGAGGCTCGCCGGATGA
- a CDS encoding MlaD family protein — MSGTLSEARRIAITLATVVVLALLGYLAVAKPFAAKGRLITADFGAAGQGLTKSSPVKMRGVTVGRVSEIELAPGGGARLTLRIDEHVPVPDSAVASLEPESMFGPKFVNLIPGPHEEVGPFLADGATIERTSDSLDLTGLLGEADAAVGAMDPAQVAVVVDALAQGLGGAGPNLAGLLDSTETLLGVAYDQRGRAESFLADLARLARLRGIGADTATVVTNSTALMETLTSGKDRGLKTAAGVSQLSALLGPGLSRHEGDLRAAFRSGENATAFLDHVLPIAGDGVRTVIDLLWVFKAISWAPGPQGKHLLSAEILLPTDPCELIIGICPGSTGGN, encoded by the coding sequence ATGAGCGGGACGCTTTCGGAGGCGCGCCGGATCGCGATCACCCTGGCCACGGTGGTCGTCCTCGCGCTGCTCGGCTACCTCGCCGTCGCCAAGCCCTTCGCGGCCAAGGGCCGGCTGATCACCGCCGACTTCGGCGCGGCCGGGCAGGGGCTCACCAAGTCGTCCCCGGTGAAGATGCGCGGCGTGACCGTCGGCCGCGTCAGCGAGATCGAACTCGCCCCCGGCGGCGGCGCCCGGCTGACGCTGCGGATCGACGAGCACGTCCCGGTGCCCGACTCCGCGGTGGCGTCGCTGGAGCCCGAGTCGATGTTCGGCCCGAAGTTCGTCAACCTCATCCCCGGGCCGCACGAGGAGGTCGGACCGTTCCTCGCCGACGGCGCGACGATCGAGCGGACGTCCGACAGCCTCGACCTCACCGGGCTGCTCGGCGAGGCCGACGCCGCGGTGGGCGCGATGGACCCCGCGCAGGTGGCGGTCGTCGTCGACGCCCTCGCGCAGGGGCTCGGCGGCGCGGGGCCGAACCTCGCCGGCCTGCTGGACAGCACCGAGACCCTGCTCGGCGTCGCCTACGACCAGCGCGGCAGGGCCGAGTCGTTCCTCGCCGACCTGGCCAGGCTCGCCCGGCTGCGCGGCATCGGCGCGGACACCGCGACCGTCGTCACGAACTCGACGGCGCTGATGGAGACCCTGACCTCGGGCAAGGACCGTGGCCTGAAGACCGCCGCGGGCGTCTCCCAGCTCTCCGCCCTCCTCGGCCCGGGTCTCTCCCGGCACGAGGGCGACCTGCGGGCCGCCTTCCGCTCCGGCGAGAACGCGACGGCCTTCCTGGACCACGTGCTGCCCATCGCGGGCGACGGGGTGCGGACCGTCATCGACCTCCTGTGGGTGTTCAAGGCGATCAGCTGGGCTCCCGGACCCCAGGGCAAGCACCTTCTGTCCGCGGAGATCCTGCTGCCCACCGACCCTTGCGAGCTCATCATCGGCATCTGCCCCGGCAGCACGGGAGGCAACTGA
- a CDS encoding TetR/AcrR family transcriptional regulator, giving the protein MASPRRIGAPDAKNRGVLLDAAERLLLEEGHTAVSSRRVAARAGLKPQLVHYYFRTMDDLLIEVFRRRAEEGLAFQAAALASEQPLWALWRYSTDPAAVAITMEFTGLAAQSEAVRTEMARYSELFRRAQIAALEKILPRYGLAESLSPVVLTVLISSLSRMLSLETALGFDTGHAETITLIESLLLDLEGEPRLAPTA; this is encoded by the coding sequence ATGGCATCGCCGCGCCGCATCGGCGCGCCCGACGCGAAGAACCGCGGTGTCCTCCTCGACGCCGCCGAGCGCCTCCTCCTCGAGGAGGGGCACACCGCCGTCAGCTCACGCAGGGTCGCCGCCCGTGCCGGACTCAAACCGCAGCTCGTGCACTACTACTTCCGCACCATGGACGATCTGCTCATCGAGGTCTTCCGCCGCCGTGCCGAGGAGGGCCTCGCCTTCCAGGCCGCGGCCCTCGCCTCCGAACAGCCCCTCTGGGCCCTGTGGCGGTACAGCACCGACCCCGCGGCCGTCGCCATCACGATGGAGTTCACCGGCCTCGCCGCGCAGAGTGAGGCGGTCCGCACCGAGATGGCCCGCTACTCGGAGCTCTTCCGCCGGGCCCAGATCGCCGCCCTCGAGAAGATCCTCCCGCGCTACGGCCTCGCCGAGTCCCTCTCCCCGGTCGTGCTGACCGTCCTCATCTCCAGCCTCTCCCGCATGCTCTCCCTGGAGACCGCGCTGGGCTTCGACACCGGCCACGCCGAGACCATCACCCTCATCGAGTCCCTCCTCCTCGACCTGGAAGGCGAACCCCGCCTCGCCCCCACCGCCTGA
- a CDS encoding MCE family protein produces MTPRRALTAALLSVTLVAGLASGCALPGVSDGYRMTVYFTKSPSLYERSRVKVMGANVGIVERMRIEDHRVRVDVLIDGHVPVPADAWATISAETVIGERSVVLYPPWKPGAAKAEAGAVIPVERTEPPVEIDEALHSFTGLTEALDPEKVRGLLHTGAELVDGRGKGINDALATTADVAEDLAAQDEKIVSVAARMKDLAASLNKRDKKLRALIDAFSETSGQLASERTRLKNLLVGLEALIRKGEVIVTAYREDLPETMAQTSSLVMTLKANSGSLAQGIVGLAGVTDAISGAWEPGIDAIKIRVHLNATLRIWLQPIFDAMNWGEVPCLDEPIGNCPSVERKAGS; encoded by the coding sequence GTGACGCCCCGCCGCGCGCTGACCGCCGCGCTCCTCTCCGTCACGCTCGTCGCCGGCCTGGCCTCGGGATGCGCCCTGCCGGGGGTGTCCGACGGCTACCGGATGACGGTCTACTTCACGAAGTCCCCGTCGCTGTACGAGCGGTCCCGCGTCAAGGTCATGGGCGCGAACGTCGGCATCGTGGAGCGGATGCGGATCGAGGACCACCGGGTCAGGGTCGACGTGCTCATCGACGGCCATGTCCCGGTCCCGGCCGACGCCTGGGCGACGATCAGCGCCGAAACGGTCATCGGCGAGCGCAGCGTGGTGCTGTACCCGCCGTGGAAGCCGGGCGCGGCCAAGGCCGAGGCGGGGGCCGTCATCCCGGTCGAGCGGACCGAGCCGCCCGTCGAGATCGACGAGGCGCTGCACTCCTTCACCGGCCTGACCGAGGCGCTCGACCCCGAGAAGGTGCGCGGTCTCCTGCACACCGGGGCCGAACTCGTCGACGGGCGGGGCAAGGGCATCAACGACGCGCTCGCCACCACCGCGGACGTCGCCGAGGACCTCGCCGCGCAGGACGAGAAGATCGTCTCGGTGGCGGCGCGGATGAAGGATCTCGCGGCGTCCCTGAACAAGCGCGACAAGAAGCTGCGCGCGCTCATCGACGCGTTCAGCGAGACCAGCGGGCAGCTCGCGTCGGAGCGGACCCGGTTGAAGAACCTCCTGGTCGGGCTGGAGGCGCTGATCCGCAAGGGCGAGGTGATCGTCACCGCGTACCGGGAGGATCTGCCCGAGACGATGGCGCAGACCTCGTCCCTGGTGATGACGCTCAAGGCCAACAGCGGGTCGCTGGCGCAGGGGATCGTCGGCCTCGCCGGCGTCACCGACGCGATCAGCGGCGCGTGGGAGCCCGGCATCGACGCGATCAAGATCCGGGTCCATCTGAACGCGACGCTGCGGATCTGGCTCCAGCCGATCTTCGACGCGATGAACTGGGGCGAGGTGCCGTGCCTGGACGAACCCATCGGGAACTGCCCGTCCGTCGAGCGGAAGGCGGGGTCGTGA